The Saprospiraceae bacterium genome contains the following window.
GCATTTAAATAGATTCGGATTTTTTCATCTTCCACTACTTTTTGTGCAAAGTTCCTACCACCAAACCAATTGGATTCCCAGCCTCGGATAATACCTAAGCGATTGCCTATCGGATTTGCTTTTTGACCCATTGAGAATTTATTTTAAATTTTAATTTTCTGATTGTGTATTAATAGCCTGACTCCCTGCAACAATAAGTGTAACATGGTTTCTGCGTTTGCGAATTCTATGTGCACGTCCGTGAGGTGCGGGTTGAAATCGTTTGATAACCATGCCCCCATCCACAAATGCTGTTTTAACATAAAGTTTTGCTGCTTCCGCACCGCCTTCTCCATGTTTCTGCTCCCAGTTATTAATGGCAGAAAGCAACAACTTCTCAAGCCAAATTGATGCTTCCTTTTTGGTAAACTTCAATATATTGAGTGCGTCGTTTACATTTTTACCTCTGATCAAATCCACCACAAGTCTCATTTTCCTAGGAGACATTGGGCAGTTTCTCAATTTGGCTACAGCTTCCATATTATTTATTTTGCTTTATTTAAGTTTATCTGTTACCTGCGTGTGATCTAAATGTACGCGTTGGAGAAAATTCACCTAATTTATGTCCAACCATATTTTCCGTCACATAAACCGGAACAAACGTTTTTCCATTATGTACCGCAATGGTTTCCCCAACCATATCCGGAATAATCATAGAAGCCCTGCTCCAGGTTTTGATCACGGTTTTTTTACCGGCTCCTTTTGATTTTTGGATTTTTTCCATCAACTTATGATGTACAAATGGACCTTTTTTAATTGATCTTGCCATAGGAATTCCTATTAATTAGTTGTTTTTCTTCTTGTTATAATAAGTTTAGACGATTGCTTATTCCGCGATCTGGTTTTTGCTCCTTTTGCAAATTGACCATTTCTGGAACGAGGATGTCCTCCGGATGCACGTCCTTCACCTCCACCCATTGGGTGATCGACTGGGTTCATTGCAACCCCTCTGGTCCGTGGTCTCCAACCAAACCATCTGTTTCTTCCTGCTTTCCCTACTACCTCCAAACTGTGATCTGGATTTGAAGTAGATCCCATAGTAGCTTTACAGGTTGTTAAAATTCTTCGGATTTCACCAGAAGGCATTTTAATTACTGCGTAGCGATCTTCTTTTCCCATCATCGTTGCAGCAGTACCGGCACTTCGTACCATCGTAGCTCCTTGTCCAGGATGCAATTCAATGGCATGAATACTGGAACCGAGCGGCACATCTCCAAGAAACAGGGTGTTTCCTACATCAGGAGTGGCTGTTTTTCCACTTAAAATTTTTGCCCCAACTTTTAATCCATGTGGCGCAACAATGTATCGTTTTTCCCCATCTGCATAATTGATCAATGCAATATGTGCTGAACGGTTTGGATCGTACTCAATTGTTTTCACAGTTCCTGGAATACCATCCTTATCTCTGTGAAAATCAATTTTACGATATTGCTTTTTATGACCACCTCCACGATTTCTCATAGTCCGGTGGCCCTGATTATTTCTTCCGCCTGTTGAAGAGATACTTTCTACCAATGATTTTTCAGGACGATCGGTAGTTAACTCTTCATGAGTCAGCTGCACGCGAAAACGCATGCTGGGCGTAATGGGATTTAATTTTTTAACTGGCATAGTCTGATTTGATTAATACTATTCACCAAATATGTTTATTTCATCACCTGCTTTCAAGGTAACCATTGCTTTTTTATAGGATGGCTTGCGTCCTTTGATCACTGCATTTCTGGAGTTTCTGGATTTAGCTTTGCCGGGCATCATCAGGGTATTTACTGATTCTACAGAAACGTTATACATTTTCTCTATTGCTTTTGATACTTCAATTTTATTGACATCTCTTGCAACAACAAAAGTGTATTGATTTCTTTTGGTAGAAAGTTTTTCAGCTTTCTCCGTAATCATTGGTCTTATAATTATTTGCTTCATGATTCTAATAATTTATGCAAGCGTTTCTGCTATTTTAGTAATACTAGATTCCAACAATACCAGTTTTTTGCAATTTAATATATCATAGGTACTTAAATCCTTTGCTACCTGCAATGCAGCATATGGAATGTTTCTGGAAGACAGATGTATATTCTCATTATAGTCTGGTGTAACAAATAAGGACTTTACATTCACCATATTGAGATTTTTCACAATTCCTACAAACTCACTTGTTTTAGGAGCGTTGATGTTAAAATCTTCAACAACCACGATCCCATTTGCAGAAGCTTTTTGAGAAAGTGCTGATTTTCGAGCTAATACCTTTACTTTCTTATTCAACTTTTGAGAATAATCTCTAGGATGCGGTCCGAAGGCACGACCTCCACCCTTAAACATGATATTCTTCATTGAACCTGCTCTGGCTCCACCGGTTCCTTTTTGTCTCTTTATTTTACGAGTTGATCTAGCAACCGCATGACGCTCTTTTGAATCATGTGTTCCCTGACGTTGATTTGCCAAATATTCTTTTACCGCCAGGTATAAGACATGCTCATTTGGTTCAATTCCAAAAACACTTTCAGGAAGTTCGATACTTCTTCCCGTGCTGGAACCATTTACGCTAAGTATATCCAATTTCATGCGATTACTTTTTTTCTATGATAACAATAGAGCCTTTGTGACCTGGAATGGCTCCTTTAACCAATAATAAATTCTTATCTGCCAAAATGCGAGCAATTTTCAAATTTCGCACTTTAATGTTGTCAGTTCCTGTTTGTCCGGCCATACGCAATCCTTTGACCACCTTTGATGGATAAGAAGATGCACCAATTGAACCTGGAGCCCGTTGTCTGTTATGTTGACCGTGGGTAGCATTTTGAACTCCACTAAACCCATGTCTTTTAACTACCCCTTGAAATCCCTTTCCTTTTGATATACCAGAAGCATGTATGGTGTCCCCTTCATTAAAGATGTCCATCAAACTAACTTCTTCGCCAAGTCCTTTATTCAAAGAGCAATCCCTGAATTCAAATGAATTCTTCTTTGGACCTGTGTTTGCTTTGGCAAAGTGTCCGGTTATGGCTCTGTTGGCATTTTTTGCCTTTGCTTCACCATAAGAAAACTGTAAAGCAGAATAACCATCCGATTCTTCTGTTTTAACTTGAGTGACCACGTTTGGAGAAACTTCTACAACAGTACAGGCAATAAATTTACCGTCTGCACCATAGATGCTGGTCATTCCGATTTTCGTTCCAATTATTCCATTCACGATACGTGATATTTTAATTGTTTTTAAATCACCTTTCCAACAAGTGAAAAGATGCTGAATAAAAAATTAGGATTAATAATGGATCAGGATAATTTAACCTGAATATCCACCCCGCTCGGCAATTCGAGTTTTGACAATGCATCCACCGTTTTATTGGTGGGTGTGTAAATCTCGATAAGGCGCTTGTGCGTCCGAAGTTGAAACTGCTCCCGAGCTTTTTTATTCACGTGTGGCGAGCGCAACACGGTAAATATTTCTTTCTCAGTTGGCAGCGGAATCGGACCGGCAACTACAGCACCGCTGTTGCGCACGGTTTTTACAATTTTCTCCGTACTTTTATCAACCAGGTTATGGTCGTAAGAACGAAGTTTGATCCGAATTTTTTGATTCATGCCTATTACTAATTTGTTTTTTTATTTATTTATTAAACGTTTTATACTTTAACTGAACCCTTTGCCTTTGCAATTACATCTTCTGCAATTTGCTTTGGCACTGGTGCATAATGTGAAAATTCCATGGTCGAACTCGCACGTCCGGACGTAATTGTACGCAATTGTGTTACGTACCCAAACATTTCTGAAAGCGGTACATCTGCTTGAATTGCTACAGCACCACCCATTCTTTGCTCTTGTCCTTTAGGCATCCCCCGACGACGGTTTAAGTCCCCAATAACCGGACCAACATAATCTTCAGGTGTGATCACCTCTAATTTCATAATCGGTTCCATTAACTGCGGACCTGTTTTTGGCGCAGCTTCCCGGAAACCGTCTTTAGCACACAATTCAAATGCCTGTGGCTTAGAGTCGACCGCGTGCATAGACCCATCAAAAACCCTGATTTTCATGTTTTCGATGTTATAGCCAGCCAAAATACCGTTATTCATCATTGAATCAAATCCCTTGGTAATTGGGGCTATATATGTTTTATCAATGGCTCCACCATATACATCCCAAACAAATTGCATCCTGGTTTTGCCATTTTTATATTCATCACTTTCAAGAAACACTTCATCCGCTGGGCCAATTTCAAATTCCATATCGGCAAACATACCGGAACCTCCAGTTTGCTTTTTGAGTCGCTCGCGGTGGGTAATGGTTTTGGTAAGTGTTTCTTTATAATTTACTTGAGGAGCTCCTTGATTGCATTCAACACCAAACTCTCTTCTCAAACGATCTACAATAATTTCCAGGTGTAATTCACCCATACCACTAATAATCGTCTGGCCGGTGTTTTCATCTGTAAATACCCTGAACGTTGGATCTTCTTCAGCCAATTTTGCCAAAGACATCCCTAATTTATCTTGATCTTTTTGTGTTTTAGGTTCAATTGCAATGGAAATTACCGGTTCAGGGAAATTCATTGCTTCAAGAATAATTGGATGATTCTCATCACAAAGAGTATCTCCTGTTTTAATATCTTTAAAACCTACTGCCGCAGCAATGTCTCCAGCTTCGATAGAATCAATTGATTTACGGTCATTTGCGTGCATCAGGAATATTCTTGATATTCGCTCTTTATCCATATTGACCCGGTCTTTTTCAGAACGCACTTTCATTACATAGGAACCTGCATCCAGTTTCCCGGAATAAACCCGCATAAATACAAGTCTTCCAACAAAAGGGTCTGTTGCAACTTTAAAAGCTAGCGCTGCAAATGGCTCTGTTACTGATGGTTTTCTCCATAATTCTTCATCCGTTTTCGGATGTGTTCCTTTAACCGCTTCCACATCCAATGGAGATGGTAAAAATGCACAAACAGCATCTAATACCGCTTGAACTCCTTTATTTTTAAAAGCAGAACCACACAGCATGGGTACGAATTTCATATCGCAAACTGCAGCACGGATCGCTTTGATCATTTCTTCTTCTGTAATGCTGTCTGGATTGTCAAAAAACTTGACCATCAGATCATCATCATATTCCGCAATCGATTCTATTAATTCTTGACGACAGGTATGCACTTGTTCAGCAATTTCTGCTGGAATTGGAATTTCCTGATACGTCATGCCACGAGATTCTTCATCCCAAACAATGGCTTTATTTGTTATTAAATCAACGACTCCTTTAAAATGCTCTTCTGAACCGATTGGTACTTGTAATGGA
Protein-coding sequences here:
- the rplV gene encoding 50S ribosomal protein L22, with amino-acid sequence MEAVAKLRNCPMSPRKMRLVVDLIRGKNVNDALNILKFTKKEASIWLEKLLLSAINNWEQKHGEGGAEAAKLYVKTAFVDGGMVIKRFQPAPHGRAHRIRKRRNHVTLIVAGSQAINTQSEN
- the rpsS gene encoding 30S ribosomal protein S19 produces the protein MARSIKKGPFVHHKLMEKIQKSKGAGKKTVIKTWSRASMIIPDMVGETIAVHNGKTFVPVYVTENMVGHKLGEFSPTRTFRSHAGNR
- the rplB gene encoding 50S ribosomal protein L2; its protein translation is MPVKKLNPITPSMRFRVQLTHEELTTDRPEKSLVESISSTGGRNNQGHRTMRNRGGGHKKQYRKIDFHRDKDGIPGTVKTIEYDPNRSAHIALINYADGEKRYIVAPHGLKVGAKILSGKTATPDVGNTLFLGDVPLGSSIHAIELHPGQGATMVRSAGTAATMMGKEDRYAVIKMPSGEIRRILTTCKATMGSTSNPDHSLEVVGKAGRNRWFGWRPRTRGVAMNPVDHPMGGGEGRASGGHPRSRNGQFAKGAKTRSRNKQSSKLIITRRKTTN
- the rplW gene encoding 50S ribosomal protein L23 codes for the protein MKQIIIRPMITEKAEKLSTKRNQYTFVVARDVNKIEVSKAIEKMYNVSVESVNTLMMPGKAKSRNSRNAVIKGRKPSYKKAMVTLKAGDEINIFGE
- the rplD gene encoding 50S ribosomal protein L4; this encodes MKLDILSVNGSSTGRSIELPESVFGIEPNEHVLYLAVKEYLANQRQGTHDSKERHAVARSTRKIKRQKGTGGARAGSMKNIMFKGGGRAFGPHPRDYSQKLNKKVKVLARKSALSQKASANGIVVVEDFNINAPKTSEFVGIVKNLNMVNVKSLFVTPDYNENIHLSSRNIPYAALQVAKDLSTYDILNCKKLVLLESSITKIAETLA
- the rplC gene encoding 50S ribosomal protein L3: MNGIIGTKIGMTSIYGADGKFIACTVVEVSPNVVTQVKTEESDGYSALQFSYGEAKAKNANRAITGHFAKANTGPKKNSFEFRDCSLNKGLGEEVSLMDIFNEGDTIHASGISKGKGFQGVVKRHGFSGVQNATHGQHNRQRAPGSIGASSYPSKVVKGLRMAGQTGTDNIKVRNLKIARILADKNLLLVKGAIPGHKGSIVIIEKK
- the rpsJ gene encoding 30S ribosomal protein S10, producing MNQKIRIKLRSYDHNLVDKSTEKIVKTVRNSGAVVAGPIPLPTEKEIFTVLRSPHVNKKAREQFQLRTHKRLIEIYTPTNKTVDALSKLELPSGVDIQVKLS
- the fusA gene encoding elongation factor G, with amino-acid sequence MSRDLKYLRNIGIAAHIDAGKTTTTERILYYTGLTHKIGEVHDGAATMDWMAQEQERGITITSAATQTNWIWKDSPYIVNIIDTPGHVDFTVEVNRSLRVLDGLVFLFSAVDGVEPQSETNWRLADNYKVPRLGFVNKMDRQGADFFNVISQVKSMLGSKAVPLQVPIGSEEHFKGVVDLITNKAIVWDEESRGMTYQEIPIPAEIAEQVHTCRQELIESIAEYDDDLMVKFFDNPDSITEEEMIKAIRAAVCDMKFVPMLCGSAFKNKGVQAVLDAVCAFLPSPLDVEAVKGTHPKTDEELWRKPSVTEPFAALAFKVATDPFVGRLVFMRVYSGKLDAGSYVMKVRSEKDRVNMDKERISRIFLMHANDRKSIDSIEAGDIAAAVGFKDIKTGDTLCDENHPIILEAMNFPEPVISIAIEPKTQKDQDKLGMSLAKLAEEDPTFRVFTDENTGQTIISGMGELHLEIIVDRLRREFGVECNQGAPQVNYKETLTKTITHRERLKKQTGGSGMFADMEFEIGPADEVFLESDEYKNGKTRMQFVWDVYGGAIDKTYIAPITKGFDSMMNNGILAGYNIENMKIRVFDGSMHAVDSKPQAFELCAKDGFREAAPKTGPQLMEPIMKLEVITPEDYVGPVIGDLNRRRGMPKGQEQRMGGAVAIQADVPLSEMFGYVTQLRTITSGRASSTMEFSHYAPVPKQIAEDVIAKAKGSVKV